The region TTTTTGCAAAGTGGGGCGTCAGTCCCGCGCAGTTCATCGACTATTTGGCGATCGTCGGCGATGCTTCCGACAATGTACCGGGAGTGAAGGGTGTCGGTGAAAAAGGCGCCATCAAACTTCTGGAGCAGTTTAAAACTCTGGAAGGCATTTACGAAAACATCGACAAGGTCGAAAGTAAAAGTGTGCGCGAGAAGCTGATCGCTTCGAAAGACAATGCCTTTTTGTCGAAAAAACTTGTGACTATCTCTACGGATTGCAACGTTCCAGAGGACTTCAATGCCTACAAACTTCAACCCTTTAAAACAGAAGAATTGAAAGCACTTCTGCAAGAGTTGAATTTCAAGAATTTCGAAAAAACTTTATTCGGTTCCAACATCGAAGTGCCTGCGGCTGTGCCCAAAGTCACCGCCCCAAGTGTCGCCGTCAGTGAAGGGGAGATTCAGCCCACTTTGGTCATCACCAAGGAGGATCGGCATTTTCAAGAGCGCACGGTCACCACTCGTGATTTGGCGGAAATGCTGTCGGAAAATCAAGTGTTGTGGGGCTTTAGTGACACGCGCGGTGTTTTTGTTGGGACAGACTCTGATGTTCTGGAAGTCACAGACTTCGAGTATCTTGGTAAGTTGTCCGACACCTTTAAGATCCGCTGGAGTGGTTTTGATTTGAAGTCGTTCTGGTACAAAATCGGCGCAAAAGCTCCGTTGGCTGGTTGGGATTCTCAATTGGCGGCTTATGTTCTTAAGGCCGGTGATACCTCGGATTTCAATAAAGTTTACACCCGCTACATGCTTGAGAATATACCTGAACTGGTGTCTCCATCAGCACTGTACAATGCTCACCGTAATTTTGCCGCAACTTTGCAGCATGAACTAAAAAAACTCGCGAGTGAAAAAGTCTATCAGGAATTGGAACTTCCTTTGGTCCCCGTTCTGTTATCGATGGAAAGATGGGGCGTGCGTATCGACAAAGACCTGCTGGCAAAACAAAGTGCCGAGTTGGAAAGTGAAATTGCCAGCCTTGAGCAAGGTATCTTTAAGGAGGCCGGGGAGACTTTTAATGTCGGAAGTCCCAAACAGTTGGGAGGCATCCTTTTTGAAAAAATGGGTTTGCCTGCCGCTAAAAAAACCAAGACGGGCTATTCCACCGACGAAGAAGTTCTTTCCGGTCTGGATCATCCTATCGCCAAATTGATTTTGCAATGGCGTGAACTTTCCAAGTTAAAATCAACCTATGTCGATGCTCTTCCCACGATGATTGATCCGAAGGACGATCGGGTGCACACAAGTTTCAACCAGGCTTTAACAACGACGGGACGTCTTTCCAGCACGCATCCCAATCTGCAAAACATTCCGATTAAAACTGTTCGGGGGCAGCAGGTCCGCAAGGCTTTTATTGCCGCTCCAAGAATGAAACTTTTGTCGGTGGACTATTCACAAATTGAGCTTAGAATCCTGGCGCACATCTCGGAAGATCCGAATCTATGCAAAGCCTTTGCGGAAGACTTGGATATCCATGCGGCGACCGCATCGGAAATTTACAACGTGCCTTTGAACCAAGTGACCTCAGACCTCAGAAGATCCGCCAAAGCCGTCAACTTCGGAATTGCCTACGGCCAAGGCGCCTTCGGTCTTGCCGAAAACTTGGGTATTTCTAGAACCGAAGCCAAAGACATTATCGAGCGCTACTTCACAAGATTTAAAAATGTTCGCGAATACATTGAAGGCACCGTAAAGAAAGCCCACGAACAAGGTTACGTAGAAACCTTGTTTGGCCGCCGCCGTTATATCGAAGAGCTAAAATCAAAAAACATGGCCCTCAAAAAATTCGGAGAACGAGCCGCCATCAACGCTCCCATCCAGGGAACAGCCAGCGATCTGGTTAAAAAAGCGATGATCGAAGTCTTCGAAAAAGTCCCAGTAAGAATGCTCTTGCAAGTGCATGACGAATTGATCTTCGAGGGCACCGAAGAAGATCTGACAAAGTATTCACCGGAACTAGTGAAGATCATGGAAAATGTGGCGACGCTTAAGGTCCCTCTAAAAGTGAATTATGCCATAGGAAATAACTGGGACGAAGCCCACTGACCCGCGCTGATGAAAAAGGCCCATCTGACTTCGTTGGAGGGCCTTTTCCTGCGCTCCGACGTGCCTCCAGCACGCCTCCGCTTCGGAAAAAACCCTCCGCCTCGCAGCTGGACCTTTTTGATCAGCGCTAGTGTGCCTGTTTTTTAGTCTGAAACGGGTCGCGCTCTGAGGCGCTTCGAACAATATTTAAAAAACCATCGCGAAAGCTCAGCTCCCCCAAACACATGGAGCCGGAGCGAGAGCTTCGTGCTTGGGGAGGGGCTTTGGGCTTACTTCCCTGTAGCGAGTTCCGCAGCGAACCCCAAAATTCCAGCGGCAGCCAAGAAGGAAAAAAAAGAGCGAGGACTGTCCGAGCGAAAGGGAAGTAAGCCCAAAGCCCCTCCCCAAGGAAGAAACTACTCCGTCTCCCACCCAACAACTCGTCCGCCCTCGAAGTAAACATAGCGGGTCTCCTGACGGAATCCCGATGAGGTCGAAACATGTCGTTGATACTTCCAGCGTTCATTTTTGTAGATCGGATTTCCTGATACTTCCACCGCCAGAGGCTCGCCCCACGAGCGGCGTACATATTCTTGTGGCATGCCCACCGCAATGTCCTGCGTTTCTACCAGGTCCTTCATTTCCTGTTGAGGCGCTTGGCTGCGGCTCCAAATATCTTTGCGGTTGATCCACTGTTGGCGGCCTTCAATCGAAGGGACTGATAGAAAAGCCACTTTTTCGTCATCGTTCTTCAACCACGGAAGAATTTTCGAGTACTGTTCGCGCTCTTTTTTTGAGCCTAAGGATCGCTCCAACTCGCGGACTTTCTGACGCGTGCGAATATCTTGCAAATCTCGCGAAGTCAGAGCCGCGGGATCTTTGCCCATTTCATACGCGGTTTTTCGGGTGTCTCGGTCAAGAGAGCTGGAATTGTCGGATCCTTCCTCGTATCGGTTTGTCGTATTGCCGTAACCGCTGTCGGTCGAACGTTGAAAATGGGTGCATCCTGCGACTAAAACAAGCGAAATCAGAAGCAAAACAGACTTCATGTAAGGTCTCCTAGAACTTTATGCTAGCCGATGCCCTTCTGTTTATAAATTGTTCTTGCGACGTATTTGGTTCTTTTCTTACAATCGTCTTGGGAGTGGGGCTTGGCAGATAACGAAAGCACGACCAAAGTTGAGGATGAAAAAAAGGACAATGCTCCCGAAGGGGAAGCAGAGGACGTCCTATCTCTGGATTCCTTAGATGAAATTATTGCCAACGAAGATCCCGAGTTTGCAAAAGCCTTGGGCGAAATCGGTCCCGACGATCCTTTAAATGCAATTTATGAAGAGGGTGTTGAACTCGAATACACTCTGGAAGAAGAAATAAAACTTTGGCAGCGGTCCACAGGCCTGCGGCAAAAAGTCTTCAAGCTTCTTCCTTTCCTGCCGAAAATTTCCTACCGAATTAAAATGAAACGCACCGTTCTTCGCTTAAGTTGGATTAAGTGGAAAGAGCAGGCGATTCAGAATCTAAAAAATGCAGGGCCTTCTTTTTTGGCCTGGTCCAAGAAGAAAGCGAAGGGGATGCAAGCCGGGATAGGAACCGGTTTGGCGGCCTTCAAACAGTTTAGCTTAGTTAAGAAGTTGGCTTTTGTCGGCTTAATTTTAGTGACCGGAGTTTCCGCATTTTTAATTTATCGGACGGTGACCAAAGGTTTGATTCCACATGAACAGGAATTATTCATCGGTTCTTTTTCAGAATGGGCTCAGAGCAAATATCACTATGATCCCAAGGCCGAAATGGAATCGTTTTATGATTCCACGCGCACGGCCCAGAATATTCTTCTGATGAAAAAAATGGTCGTGAATCTCAAGCGCTCCTCTGAATCCGGGCCCAACCCAATGGGTGCCTTTGAATTCTATGTGGAAGGCACGGCCTCTGAAGTCGTTGTTGAAATCAAAGACCGTGAACCTGAAGTGGAAGATTTGTTCCTGAGAACGATCGAAGAAACGACCTACGATCAGGCAGCCTCAGGGGAGGGAAAACAACTTCTTTGCGAACGATTGCGCAAAGAGGTGAATAAGATCCTGACGAAAGGTTACGTGCGCAGGATCTTCATCAAAACCGCGATTATAAAGCCTTAAAATTTGTGATATCGATGTTGTAGTATTTCAGTCTATCGTGAAGAGTGCTTTTCGGCATTCCCAGATCCTGCGCGGTACGACGCTGATTGCCGCGATTTGCTGTCAGTCTTTTAATAATCATCTGCTTTTCGATCTCCTTAATCACCGGAATATCGTTAACCGGTCTTTCATTTGGCTCTAAAAATGTGCGATCCAAAAGTTTTTCAATATGACTTTCCATGATGTGTTCGCGGGGATATAAAGCCGCCGCACGACTGACCAGATTTTTAAGTTCACGGATATTTCCGGGCCAGGTGTGTTTTTTTAAGCGGGCGATAGCGCCGAAAGAAAAACGCACGCGCATTTTGCGGGCGAAGTTGTACAGAAGCTCCTCGAAATCCTCCATCCGAAATTGCAGTGCAGGCGGGCTGACCGTGATGACATTTAGACGGAAATACAGGTCAGAACGGAAAGCCCCTTCACGAATTTTTTCGCCTAGATTTTGATGGGTGGCGGCGATGATACGCACGTCCGTTTTGATATTGCGATCAGCGCCGACAGGGCGAATTTCGTTGTTTTCCAGCGCACGAAGAAGTTTGGCTTGCAAGCTGTAAGACAGGTCACCGATTTCGTCCAGGAACAAAGTGCCACAGCGAGCTGCTTCAAACGCTCCTTTGCGGTCACTGATGGCCCCTGTGAAAGAGCCTTTGATGTGCCCGAAAAGTTCGCTCTCAATCAAAGTTTCACTTAAGGCACTGCAGTTGACGCTGACAAAGGGACCACGACGGCGCTCACTGGTTTCATGCAAAGCCTGAGCGATAACGTCTTTTCCTGTTCCCGACGGACCCAAAACCAAAACGGGAAAATCGGTTTTGGCGACGTTGCCCAAGGTTTTTAATTCTTCGTTCCAGACTTCGTTGCGACTGGAAAGGGGGAAGGCTGCGCCTGTCTCGACTTTTTCTTTGAAGATAAATTCCATTTTGCCAAGACGGATGATGTCGCCATCTTGAAGAACTGCCTCGACAACCCGAGCATCATTGACATAAGTGCCGGTGGCTGAGCGCAGATCGCGGATAAGATAATACGAGTCTTTTTTTTCAAGACGGGCATGGCGATCTGAAATCTGATCGGCATTAAGGGGAATCTGACATTGAGGGTCTTTCCCCAGAGTCATGAACTCGCCCAGGGGAAGGGATCTTGAATTTTCATCGAGTACTTTTAGAAAAGGTTGATGCATTTGTGCCTCCTGTTATGGCAGGGCCCTACTTCAAGAGCTTCGCCTGGCTTAAAACGAATTAAATGGGGTTAGAGGTGTTTCGACTCACCAGATTATTGAGGGAGGGACCCCCTTCTCAGAATTGAGAAAAAGGCCGAGCTCTGATAGCCTTAGCTATGCCAAAAACGATTGAATTCATCAAAAGTGCCGTCCTGGCAAAAGATTATCCCTTACATAATAAAGCTGAAGTTGCTATCGCCGGTCGCTCCAACGCCGGAAAGTCCTCTTTCATAAATGCGCTGGCAAAAGGAAAAGTCGCGAAGGTGAGTTCAACGCCGGGTAAAACTCGTCTTTTGAATTTCTTCAACATGGAAGATTCCTACATCCTGACCGATATGCCGGGTTATGGTTTCGCGGCTCGCTCTAACAGTGAAATTGAAGAGTGGCATGCGATGATCGAGACGTATCTGATGACTCGGGAAAATCTAGTGGGGCTGTTGTTGGTGATGGATATTCGCCGCGATTGGACCGCGGATGAAGAGCTTCTAAAAAAGTTTTCTGATCGCCGTGGATTTCCTATGGCCGTGGCTTTGACGAAGGCAGATAAAATGACTCGCAACCACATCAATCAAGCTGTGGCCAAAGTGAAAAAAATGTCAGGCCTGAGCGCCGTCTTTGCCGTGTCCTCTCTAAAAAAAGAAGGCCAAGACGCGGTCGAGGAATACATGTACGAAAACTGGGTGAAACCATGAAGATTGTTGGCGTCATTCCCGCTCGATACGGATCGACCCGCTTCCCCGGAAAACCTCTGGAGCTGTTGAAAGGTCGACCTCTGATCCAGTGGACGATTGAAGGCGCCAAAAAGTCTAAGCTGATCAGTGAGCTTATCGTAGCTACAGATCACGAAGGTATCAAAGCCGCCGCCGAGGCCGCAGGGGTCAAAGTCGTGATGACGGCCAGTGAACTTCCTACCGGCAGTGATCGTATCAATGCAGCCGTTCAAAATATCGAATGTGATATCGTTGTGAACATCCAAGGTGACGAACCTCAAGTGACCGGTGAATTGATTGATAAACTGGCTCAGGTATTCCTTGAGGATAAAAATCTGGACATGGCAACACTGGCGCATCCGATCAGTGAGGAAGAGCTGCACTCGATGAATGCCGTGAAGGTCGTTCTGAATAAAAATGACGAGGCTCTTTATTTCAGCCGTTATGCCATGCCTTACTCGCGAAAGTCTGCCAAAGACATGGGTTCTTTGGACGGCTGTATGAAGCATATAGGAATGTATGCTTACACGAAAAAATTTTTAAAAACGTTCTGCGCAGCTCCTCCGGCTTTCATCGAAAATGCCGAAAGCCTGGAGCAGTTAAGAGCGTTGTATTTAGGTGCAAAAATCAAAGTTATCCGGGTCAAGGAAGCTCTCGTCGGGGTGGATACTCCCGAAGATTTAGCGCGACTCGCAAAAATGCTATAATCGTCAGGAGACAAAATGGCGAAAAAGAAAACCACGAAGGTGTCGACCGCGAAGTCGACTAAAAAAGCTTTGAAACAAAAATTCATCTTTGTCACCGGGGGCGTAGTTTCCTCGATTGGTAAAGGACTGACGGCGGCAAGCTTAGGCTCTTTGCTGGAAGCCCGTGGCCACCGTGTGACGATCATGAAATTTGATCCTTATTTGAACGTGGATCCGGGCACGATGTCTCCTTTTCAACATGGGGAAGTCTATGTCACCGAGGACGGGGCCGAGACGGACCTGGATTTGGGCCACTACGAACGTTTCACATCTGCGGTGATGAACAGAACAAACTCAGTTTCCACAGGCCAGATTTATGACACGGTCCTAGCACGCGAACGTCGTGGTGATTACTTGGGCGGAACGGTGCAGGTCATTCCGCACATCACGGAAGAAATCAAAGCACGTATCTACGAAGCGGCTCAGGGCAGTGAAATCATCCTGGTCGAAATCGGTGGGACCGTCGGGGATATCGAAGGTCAGCCATTCTTAGAAGCCATCCGTCAGATGCGCCTGGATGTCGGCCAGGAAAACTCTGTGCTGGTACATGTGACGTATGTTCCTTACATAGCAGCAGCCGGGGAATTAAAATCAAAGCCGACCCAACATTCCGTCAAAGAACTTCGTGAAATCGGTCTGCAACCCGACTTCTTGGTTTGTCGCAGTGAAAAAGTGATTGATGACAATTTAAAAGGGAAGATCGGTCTTTTCTGTTCAGTGAAGTCAGAAAACGTTATTGCCGCTCAGGACAGCCGCTTCATTTATGAAGTTCCGTTGGCTTTGCATCGTGAAAAATTGGATGAATTGATTGTGGCAAGGTTGGGGTTGGGTTCGTCCAAGCCTACTCTTAAAGGCTGGCAAAATCTGGTGAAGGTTTTGAGCAATCCGGCGCACACGGTGAAAATCGGTGTGGTGGGAAAATATGTGGATTTAAAAGAATCCTACAAATCTTTGCACGAAGCCCTGGTTCACGGTGGTATTGCTAATAACTCGCGTGTTGAAATCATCTACGTTGATTCTGAAAAAGTGACCGACAAAACCGTGCATCAGCTCTTAGGGAAAGTGGATGGTATTCTTGTCCCCGGTGGTTTTGGGACTCGTGGCGTTGAGGGAAAGATCACGGCGATTAAATATGCCCGTGAAAAAAGAATTCCCTTCTTCGGAATCTGTTTTGGTATGCAGCTTTCAGCGATCGAGTTCGCGCGCAATGTTTGTGGCATTAAAGATGCGACCAGCCGCGAATTTCACGCGGAAACAAAACGCAGTGGTAACTTCGTCATCGACACGATGGTTGAGCAGCGAGGCATCGTCAACAAAGGTGGAACGATGCGCTTAGGCGCTTTCCCATGTCATCTTGTATCCGGTACGCGCGCGCATTCTGTTTATAAGGCGTCAAACATCATGGAACGTCACCGCCACCGTTTTGAGTTTAACAACAAATACAAAGCTCTTTTCGAAAAAAATGGAATGATCGCTTCGGGAATCTGCAAAGAGCGAGACCTGGTCGAAATCGTCGAGCTTCCGGATCATCCATGGTTCATTGGGGTGCAATATCACCCGGAATTTAAATCCAAACCGTTGGAACCGCATCCTTTGTTTGTGCATTTCGTAAAAGCGAGTTTGAAGAAGAAGTAAGAGAGGTCTTGGCAATGTCTAAGGTAGTTCAGCAAGGTCTTAAGGTTTTGGAAGTGGAAGCGCAAGCCATCTTGGGTTTGCGCGATCGCATCGGTGTTGATTTCGAAAAAGCTGTGCAGATGATCAAAGACTGTCAGGGCAAACTGATATTGACGGGAATGGGAAAGTCAGGACAGATCGCCCGCAAGCTTGCGAGCACTTTTTCTTCCACGGGAACTCCCGCGGTTTTCCTTCATCCCGCGGAAAGTTCACACGGTGACCTGGGCATTGTCGAAAGCAAAGACGTCGTCATCGCTATTTCCTATGGCGGAGAATCTCCCGAATTTACGGGCATTCTTAAATATGTCGCAAGAAAATCCATTCCAATGATCGCTCTCACAGGGAAACCAGGTTCTTCTTTGGCAAAGGCCGCTCAGGTCACTTTGAATGTCTATGTTTCGGAAGAAGCCTGTCCTTTAAATCTAGCGCCGACCGCAAGTAGTACGGCCACTTTGGCCATGGGTGACGCTGTGGCGATGGCAGTTATGACAGAAAAAGGCTTCAGTTCGCAGGACTTTGCAGAGTTTCATCCCGGAGGAAGTTTGGGATATCGTTTGCTCACGCGAGTCAGCGATGTCATGCATTTTGGCGAAGCGTTGCCCACGGTGGGACTGGATGCTCCTTTGCGCCAGGTGTTTTCGGCCATGACTCATAAAGATGTTCGCGGTGCCGCCGGCGTCGTGGATGAAAAAGGCGATTTGGTCGGAGTCATTACCGATGGTCAGATTCGTCGCCGTCTTGAAAAGAGCGATGACCCTTTGACGGGAACCGCCAAAGATTTGATGACGACAAGTCCGCGAACCATCGACGCGAACGAATTTGCCGAAAAAGCGTTATTCGTTATGGAGCAGTTTCAGATCAACATGCTTTTTGTACTGGATAAAGATTCCGCCACTCCTAAAAAGCCGGTCGGAATCCTTCATGTTCAAGACTTGTTGAAAGCAAAAGTTCGTTGATCCCTACAGACGGGGTCGCAGGTTGATGTATTCTTCCATAGCATTGACAATGTGATACAGCGAACTGGCCTTGGCAAAAGTGCCACTGAATTCGTCTTTATCTGAAAGCATGTCATACCAGGTTCCACGCAGAGGTGTTTGGAAAAACTTGAACAGAGTTTCCATCGCCTCATCTGCGGCGTGGGCGTAGATGTCTTTTTTATCAGCAGCGACTTCTGTTCCCAGACGACATGCCGCTTTGATTCTTTCGCATTGAGGCCAGAAACGGGACGACAAGGTTTTGGGAGTGTAGTTGCTCCACATTTCGTCAAAGACGACTTTGCGCGTGCGTGAAGTGCCGTGTTTTTCCGCCAGTAAGAACAGGTTGTGACGAACTGACTGCAAATCTTGCCCAGTCAAACCCTCATACAAAGACATCAGCCAAGCCCATTCATATTGGTGGCCCGGCTCGTAGATGAAAAGATCTTTTTCACGCAAGTGATTCCAATCTTTATCAAAATACTCGCCAAGAACTCCAGATTCAGGATCGATGAACTTATTCAAACATAAAGAGATGATGTTTTGACCCAGCTCTTTCCATTCGGCATCTTTGTCGATTTGCATCCAGGCAATTGCCGATTCGAACATGTGCATGTGTGGATTGGACTTATAGGACAAAGTGCCCTTCTCGTCCATTTCCGTGAAACCTCCGCCAGAGACTGCGCGTTCACGATGCAGATACTTTACCAAAGCTTTTGCGCGTTCTTTGATTTCCGGACGAGGATTCACGATATAGGCTTGTGCTAAAGCGAAAAGAGCGAAGGCTTCCGTATATAGATCCGGGTTGGAACTTTTCGGTGAGCCATCCAAATTAATAGAATGAATAAATGCGCCAGACGAAGCTGAATAGTTAGCCATCAGATAACGTCCGCCCATTTCCACAAGAGAATGAGCAAGAGGTTTGTCACAAACCCCTAGATTGGCTCCGGTAACAAAAGAATACATTTGTCGCGCTTGCACCATGGAACGGCGGGGAACATCCATGGGGGAACCATCAAACGAGATGTTCTCGATAAAGCCGCCCTTCGATTTATCAATTCCCGTGGTGGACCACAGTGGGTACACGTCATTCGTAAGCCAGCTCTTCGATTTTTCAATAAGCGCGTTGTATGATGTCATTTAAACACCTTTGCGCGGGCGAACTTTCCGGTCAAGAGATGACGACCGGGGTCCAATAAAATGGCACTTGGCAAATGCGGTCCTTCGAGTAGAACTCGTTTTTCCAGGCCTCGTATGCTACGGTGGTTTTATGAAGAAATCACTCAGCTTGATGCATCTGACTTTTTACGGAACGGGTATGATTCTGGGCGCGGGGATCTATTCGGTGATTGGCAAGGCGGGCGGAATCGCCGGAAATGGTTTGTGGTTGAGCTTCCTGTTGGCCGCTTTGTGCGCCTCGATGACGGCGCTGTCGTACGCAGAACTTGCCACCATGTTTCCGAAGACAGGCGGAGAATACATCTATTTAAAAAATATATTTCCCCAGTGGCCTTATCTGGCGATGCTCTGTGGCTCGTTAATGATATTTGCTGGCTTCAGCACGGCCACCACCGTGGCCATCGCATTTTCCGGTTATCTTCATCAGTTTTTTCAAATGCCGCAGTTTTTAACGGCATTATTGCTTTTGGGAGTTTTTACCTCCATCAATATTCTGGGAATCAAGGAATCCAGTTGGGTGAATGTCGTCTTCACATTGATCGAAATTCTGGGGTTGCTCATCTTTGTTTGGATCGGGGTGCAATCTCCAAGCTTTGGCGAAGCTCTTTCAAATGTAAAATGGGAAGGCACGATTGTTTCCGGCGCGGCGCTGGTGATTTTTGCTTATTTCGGTTTTGAAAATATTGTGAACTTGGTCGAAGAGTCCAAGACTCCCGAAAAAGATTTACCCAAAGGCATCATCATCAGCCTTCTTGTCTCCACGGCCCTTTACCTGTTGGTCAGTTTGGCTGCGTTAGCGCTGGGAACGCCCGAAGAACTGGGGCTTAGTAATGCGCCCTTGAGTGATTTGACGAAAAATGCGGCCACCTGGGTTCCCAAGGCCTTGGGAGGCATCGCTTTATTTTCAACGGCAAACACAGTTTTGATCTCGATGATTTCCACCAGTCGAATCATTTTCAGTATGGCGCGAGAAAAAGATTTGCCAGCAGTTTTTGCCAAGCTTTCACCTCGGCGGGACACACCTTGGACAGGTGCGATAGCTGTGTTTGTTCTGGCAATGGCGCTCTTGCCTTCCGGCGGAATTGAGGTCGTCGCCAGTGCGTCTTCGTTTGCGACGATGATTGCTTTTAGCATCATCAATCTGTCTTTAATTCACTTGCGCTTTACCGCGCCGAAAAAAAACCGGCCCTTTAAAGTTCCTTTGTCTCTAGGCCGACTGCCCCTAATTCCTGTTCTGGCTACGACGGTGTCTGTGGCGCTTCTTTTCTTTTTTCCGCGCGCAGTTTACGTTCTCGGTTTCGGGGTGCTTGGCTTCATCAGTATACTTTATCTGATTCTGAGATCTTCGAAATCTTTGAACTCTTCGAAGTGAATGGGCAAAGTTATTTAAGAATTTTGCTCAGAAAAAATTTGGTCCGTTCGTTTTGTGGATTTTCAAAAAGATC is a window of Bdellovibrio sp. ArHS DNA encoding:
- a CDS encoding APC family permease, whose amino-acid sequence is MKKSLSLMHLTFYGTGMILGAGIYSVIGKAGGIAGNGLWLSFLLAALCASMTALSYAELATMFPKTGGEYIYLKNIFPQWPYLAMLCGSLMIFAGFSTATTVAIAFSGYLHQFFQMPQFLTALLLLGVFTSINILGIKESSWVNVVFTLIEILGLLIFVWIGVQSPSFGEALSNVKWEGTIVSGAALVIFAYFGFENIVNLVEESKTPEKDLPKGIIISLLVSTALYLLVSLAALALGTPEELGLSNAPLSDLTKNAATWVPKALGGIALFSTANTVLISMISTSRIIFSMAREKDLPAVFAKLSPRRDTPWTGAIAVFVLAMALLPSGGIEVVASASSFATMIAFSIINLSLIHLRFTAPKKNRPFKVPLSLGRLPLIPVLATTVSVALLFFFPRAVYVLGFGVLGFISILYLILRSSKSLNSSK